Below is a genomic region from Streptomyces sp. NBC_00461.
CGACCGGGCCGCGCTGCACAGCCAGTTGGCGGCGGCGCTGTCGGTGGTTCTGCATCTCGTGCGGGACCGGACCGGGCGGCGGCGGATCGCCGAAGTACACGTCCTGGAGCGAGATCCGTCAGGGCTGGTGCGGACGGTGCCGGCGCTGCGGTGGGGCGCGGAGGCGTTCGCGTACGAGCGGGGGTGGGAGCGGCTGCGGGGGCTGCTTCAGAGCGAGAAGCAGTAGCGGGACCAGGAACGGGAGCGGGACCAGGAACGGGAGCGGGAGCGAGAGGGAGCGGTGACGGGGATGGAGATCGGGATGGGCGGGACGGCGATGGGGGCGGCCGTGGTGTGTGCCGGTGCGGCTGCCCTGCTGATGGGCGGATGGCACTCCGGGGCGCGCCGGGCCCAGCTGTTGCTCGCGGGCGGCGGAGTGGTGGGCGCCGGGCCGCCCTCCTGGCGGGATGCGGCCGGGGAGCTGCGGCGCATCCGCGGGCGGCTGCGGGCCGAGTGGTGGGCACTGTTCGCGGGCGTGGTGCTGGCGATTCTGGGTGCCTCGGTGCTGCCGGTCGTCGCGGGGGCGGCCGGGGTGCCCCTGCTACGGAGGGTCCGGCTGGCCGGGGAGGCCCGGCGGGACCGGGAGAGCCGCGGGGAAGCCGTGATCGCGCTGTGCGGGGCGCTCACCGGGGAGGTGCGCGCCGGGCGGCAACCGGGAGAGGCGCTGCTGCGTGCCGCACAGGATTCCGGCGGGCTCGGGAGCGGGCAGGCCGTGGTGCTGGCGGCGGCGCGGTTCGGCGGCGATGTGCCGGGCGCGCTGGCGGTGGCGGCGCGCCAACCGGGCGCCGAGGGACTCCTGGGCCTCGCGGCGTGCTGGCGGGTGGCCGTGGACCAGGGCGCGGGCCTCGCGGCCGGACTCGACCGGCTCGAAGGGGCGTTGCGCTCGGAGCGGGATCAACGCGCCGATCTGCGCGCCCAGTTGGCGGGGGCGCGGTCCACGGCGGTGATGCTCGCGGGGCTGCCGGCGCTGGGACTCGCCCTCGGCACGGCCCTCGGGGCCCACCCGCTGCATGTGCTGCTGCACACCGGAGCCGGGCTCGGCTGTCTGTTGGCCGGCGGGTTGCTGGAGGGTCTGGGGATGTGGTGGGCGATGCGGATCGTGCGGGGAGCGGAGGCGGCGTGAGTGCGGAAGTTTTCCACAGGCTGGGGGTGACCGTGGGGGCGTTGCTCGTCCTCGGGTGGCTGCTGCTCCGGCTGGAGACGGTACGGCGTGAGCGGAGGGTGATCAAGCGGTTGGCCGGGCTTGTGGCAGGCGTCGAGGTGACGCGGGCCAGGCCGCGCTTGGAGGTGCGGGATGCCGCGCGCCGATGGCTGCCTGCCGTCGGGGTGGTGTGCGCGGGGTGGGTTCTGGTCGGCAACCTCGCCGGTGCCCTGGTGGGGCTGGTCGTCGCGGGCGGGCTGTGGCGGTGGCGTGCGCGGCAAGCGGCGGCAGGCGGTGCGGAGATCAACGACGCGAGCGAGGCGGCCCGTCAACTCCCGCTCTCCGCCGACCTGGTGGCCGCCTGCATCGCCGCCGGCGCGGGGACCGTCGTCGCGGCGCGGGCCGTCGGCGAGGCGCTGGGCGGCCCCGTCGGGGACGCGCTGGCGCGAGGCGCGGCTGAGGTGCGGCTGGGCGGCGAACCGGCCGAGGCCTGGCAAAGGCTCGCCGCGCTGCCGGGCGCAGGACCTCTGGCGCGGCTGCTGGAACGGGCCGACGTGTCCGGGCTGCCCGCCGCCACACCGGTCGCGCGCCTCGCGGCGGACGTCCGCGCCGACTGGGCCCGCGCCGCGACGACACGGGCCCGGCGGGCGGCCGTCATGGTCACCGCACCGGTAGGCCTGTGTTTCCTGCCCGCGTTCATCGCGATCGGCGTACTGCCTGTGGTGATCGGGCTCGCTGGCGGGGTGCTGGGAGGAGGTGGTGGATGACGGGAGTGACGGGAGTGGTCCGGACGGACGGCACCGGGAGGGTGCCGAGCAGCAGGCAGACGAGGTCGAGCGGCAAGGAGCCGACGTCGACGCGAGTGTCAACAGGACTGAGCCTTACGGGGGTTGAGATGTGCAAGGCGGTACGGGCGCGGCTGCGTGCCCTGGTGTGGGGGGCGCGAGCGGCGCAGAGGGACGCGGGGATGGTCACCTCGGAGTACGCGATGGGGATCGTGGCGGCGGTGGCCTTCGCGGTGGTCCTCTACAAGGTGGTGACGAGCGGGCAGGTCAGCGCGGAGCTGCAGGGCATCGTGAAGCAGGCGCTCGATGCGCGGATGTGAGAGCGGATGCGAGGAGGGTGCGGACAGGGGGTTCGTGACGGCGGAGTCGGCCGTGGTGCTGCCCGTGCTGGTGATGTTCACGATGGCGCTGGTGTGGGGGCTGCTGATGGTGGCCGCGCAGATCCAGTGCGTGGACGCGGCGCGGACGGGGGCGCGTGCGGCGGCCCGCCAGGACCCGGCCGACTCGGTGGTCGCGGTGACCCGCGAGGCTGCCCCGCGCGGTGCGGAGGTCACGGTCGACCGGGAGGGGGACCAGGTCCGAGTGGTCGTGGCGGCGAAGCCCCCTGCCCTGCACGGTCTGCCCTTCGAGGTGCGGGAGCAGGCCGTGGCTGCCACGGAGGAGACCGTGGGGGCGGGGTCGTGAGAGCCGGGTTCACAGCCGGGTTCTCGGGGCGCCGGTGGGCCCCCGGCCGGGACGGTGACCGTGGGTCCGCCACGGTATGGAGCGTCGGTGCGATCGCGGTGCTGTGCGTGGTGTTCGGCGTCGTGCTCGCCCTGGGGCAGGCCGTCGTGGTCCGGCATCGTGCGGCCGGCGGTGCGGACCTCGCGGCGCTGGCGGCGGCCGATCACTGGGCGGACGGGGCCGCGGGTGCCTGTTCCCGGGCCGACCGGGTCGCCCGGGCACAGGGCGCGCGGTTGGTGCGGTGCGAGGTCGTCGGCGAGATCTCGGACGTGACGGCGGCGTCGGGACGGGGGCCGTTCGCGGCGGAGGTCAGGGCACGGGCGGGACCTGCGGGGCCGGAGCCGGCACCTCCGTCACAGGCTCCGCCCCTGCCTTCTCCTCCGGAGCCCCCCGCAGCAGCACCGTGAGCAGTCGCACCGCCCCTGTCTTGTGCAGCGGATCGTTGCCGTTGCCGCACTTGGGGGACTGGATGCAGGACGGGCAGCCGGCCTCGCACTCGCAGGAGGCGATGGCCTGGCGGGTGGCGGTGAGCCAGGCGCGGGCGGTGTGGAAGGCGCGCTCGGCGAATCCAGCGCCGCCCGGGTGGCCGTCGTAGACGAACACGGTCGGCAGGAGGGTGTCGGGGTGCAGCGGGACCGACACCCCGCCGATGTCCCAGCGGTCGCAGGTCGCGAAGAGGGGCAGCATGCCGATCGAGGCGTGCTCGGCGGCGTGCAGGGCACCGCCGAGGATCTCCGGGTTGACCCGGGCCTCATCCAGCTGGTCCTCGGTGACCGTCCACCACACCGCGCGGGTGCGCAGCGTACGAGGAGGGAGGTCGAGTTTTGTCTCGCCGAGAACTTCACCGGTGATGAGCCGACGACGCAGGAAGGAGACCACCTGGTTGGTGACGTCGACGGAGCCGTAGCACAGGCGGCCGTCGCCCCAGGGGATCTCGGTGTCGGTCTCCAGGACGGAGATGGACGTCGTGTCGCGGGCGACCGTCGAGTACGAGGGGTTCGCCTGCTCGACCAGGGCCACCGAGTCCTCCAGGTCCAGGGAGCGCACGACGTACGTACGGCCCTGGTGGAGGTGGACCGCGCCTTCGTGGACGGTCGTGTGCGCGGCGCCCGCGTCGACCGTGCCGAGCAGGCGACCCGTGCCGGACTCGACGATCTGCACCGGCCGGCCGCCCCCGCCGCGGATGTCGGTGAGGTCGGCGGCCCGCTCCCGGCGCGTCCAGTGCCAGGCCTTCGTCCGGCGGCGCAGCAGCTTCGCGGCCTCCAGCTGGGGGAGCAGCTCCTCGCAGGCAGGGCCGAACAGGTCCAGGTCTTCGTCCGTCAAGGGCAGTTCCGCGGCGGCCGCGCACAGGTGCGGGGCCAGGACGTACGGGTTGTCGGGGTCGAGGACCGTGGACTCCACGGGCTGGTCGAACAGTGCCTCGGGGTGGTGGACCAGGAAGGTGTCCAGGGGGTCGTCACGGGCGACCAGGACGGCCAGCGCGCCCTGCCCGGAGCGTCCGGCGCGGCCTGCCTGCTGCCACAGGGACGCGCGTGTACCCGGATACCCGGCGATCACCACGGCGTCCAACCCGGAGATGTCGATGCCGAGTTCGAGGGCGGTGGTCGCGGCGAGGCCGAGGAGTTCCCCGGAGTGCAGGGCCTGTTCGAGGGCGCGGCGTTCCTCGGGGAGGTAGCCGCCGCGGTAGGCGGCGACGCGCCGGGCGAGGGAGCGGTCGACCTCGGCGAGGCGTTCCTGGGCGATCACCGAGACCAGCTCGGCGCCACGCCGGGACCGTACGAAGGCGACCGACCGGACTCCCTGCACGGTGAGGTCGGTCAGCAGGTCGGCCGTCTCGGCGGTGGCGGTACGGCGGACGGGGGCGCCTTTTTCGCCCTGCAGTTCGGTGAGCGGGGGCTCCCAGAGGGCGAAGACCAGTTCACCGCGCGGGGAGGCGTCGTCGGCGACCTCGACCACCGGGAGGCCGGTGAGGCGACGGGCGGCGACCGAGGGCTCGGCGGCGGTGGCGGAGGCCAGCAGGAAGACCGGGGAGGCGCCGTAGCGCGCGCACAGGCGGCGCAGACGGCGCAGCACCTGGGCGACGTGGGAGCCGAAGACGCCGCGGTAGGTGTGGCACTCGTCGATGACGACGTACTTCAGCGACTTCAGGAAGGAGGACCAGCGGGAGTGGGACGGGAGTATGCCGCGGTGCAGCATGTCCGGGTTGGTCAGGACGTAGTTGGCGTACTGGCGGACCCACTCGCGCTCCTCGAACGGAGTGTCCCCGTCGTACACCGCAGGACGGACGGCATTTCCGAGAGATTGTGAAAGTTCCTTCACAGAACGGCACTGATCGGCCGCAAGAGCTTTCGTGGGCGCCAGGTAGAGAGCGGTGGCGCCGCGGCCGTTCGGTGCCTCGGAGCCGTCCAGGAGCTTCGAGAAGACCGGAACCAGGTAGGCCAGGGACTTGCCGGACGCCGTGCCCGTGGCGACGATCACCGATTCGCCGTCCAGGGCGTGCTCCGCGGCGCGCGCCTGGTGGGTCCAGGGATGCTCGATACCCGCGGCCTGCACCGCGGCGACGACCTCCGAGCGAATCCGGTCAGGCCACACGGCATGGCGACCCTCACGCGGGGGCAAGTGCTCCGTATGAGTGATGCGCGAAGCCCGGCTCGGCCCGGAGGCGAGCCGGCCCAGGATCGTGCCTGGTTCGGGCCGGGAAGCGGGGCCCGCCGGGGATCGATCGGTTCGGTGATTCTTGGCCATCGGCACCGAGTGTGTCACTGGCGTGACGGACAATGGGACCAAGGCGTCGTGCACGCCTGCCGTAAGTGATTGAATGCCATCGCGGCTGGCGAACCGTTCCGGGGGCTCTGCCGAGGTGTCCCGAGGGACGACCGCTCGATTAGCAAGGTGCTGGAGGATCCGTGGACCTGTCCCTGTCGACCCGTACCGTCGGCGATCGTACGGTCGTCGAGGTCGGTGGAGAAATCGACGTATATACCGCGCCCAAGCTGCGCGAGCAGTTGGTCGAGCTGGTGAACGACGGGAGTTTCCACCTCGTCGTCGACATGGAGGGCGTGGACTTCCTCGACTCCACCGGGCTCGGCGTGCTGGTCGGCGGCCTGAAGCGGGTGCGTGCCCATGAGGGCTCGCTGCGCCTGGTCTGCAACCAGGAGCGCATTCTGAAGATCTTCCGTATCACCGGCCTCACCAAGGTGTTCCCGATCCACACCTCGGTCGAGGAAGCGGTGGCGGCCACCGACTGATCAACGTCCCTGGGAGCGGGACATGACCGCTCCCGGGACGGAAGAAGTTCCATGTGGGGGTCCGGGGCTTTCGGTGGCCCGGTCCCCCGGACAGCACGCCCGTAGTTCAGAGGGGGATGCATGGCCACCGTTGAACTCCGCTTCAGCGCGCTGCCCGAGCACGTCAGGACCGCCCGGCTGGTGGCGGCAGCGGTGGCGCGCAGGGCCGGAGTGGACGAGGCCGTCCTCGACGAGGTGAGACTCGCCGTCGGCGAGGCCTGTACCCGTGCCGTCGGACTGCACCAGAGCGCCGGCATCACGGCGCCGGTGAAGGTGCAGTTGGTCGAGGAGGAGAAGCAGTTCTCCATCGAGGTCGGTGACGAGGCACCCCGTTCGGTTCCCGGAGACAGGGCGCCGGGCTCGGCGGGCGAGGACATCGAGACCGAGGAGGACGAGATGGGCCTCGCGGTCATCAGTGGGCTTGTCGACGACGTCGAGGTCATCGCCGGAGAGCATGGCGGGCAGATCCGTATGACCTGGCCGACCACGCCACCCACCGCGGTCCTCACCTGACCGCACCCTCGTACGACATCCCGGGGCCCTGCTGAGCAGGGCCCCTTGGTGTTTTTCCGGACGTTCCCGCGAATTCGTGAATGAATTCACGATCAATGCTTGATAATTTGATCAAGCATCAATGCAGCGTCAATGCCTTTGAGGCGTTACCTCTTTCGGGTTCTGTGGCGTGACGTCGATCATTTGCTGAAGAGCATGTGAAGGCTAATTCCGTTTACCGTGCTCTGTTTTGATCAGGTGCGGGGTACCTAGAATCCGTCCACATCTTGAGCTCAGCCCAAGCGTCAAGGAGGACGAATGGCGGGGCTTTCTACCCCTCATCAGTTGGATCACCCCACAACC
It encodes:
- the bldG gene encoding anti-sigma factor antagonist BldG, with the protein product MDLSLSTRTVGDRTVVEVGGEIDVYTAPKLREQLVELVNDGSFHLVVDMEGVDFLDSTGLGVLVGGLKRVRAHEGSLRLVCNQERILKIFRITGLTKVFPIHTSVEEAVAATD
- a CDS encoding type II secretion system F family protein, translating into MSAEVFHRLGVTVGALLVLGWLLLRLETVRRERRVIKRLAGLVAGVEVTRARPRLEVRDAARRWLPAVGVVCAGWVLVGNLAGALVGLVVAGGLWRWRARQAAAGGAEINDASEAARQLPLSADLVAACIAAGAGTVVAARAVGEALGGPVGDALARGAAEVRLGGEPAEAWQRLAALPGAGPLARLLERADVSGLPAATPVARLAADVRADWARAATTRARRAAVMVTAPVGLCFLPAFIAIGVLPVVIGLAGGVLGGGGG
- a CDS encoding type II secretion system F family protein, with product MEIGMGGTAMGAAVVCAGAAALLMGGWHSGARRAQLLLAGGGVVGAGPPSWRDAAGELRRIRGRLRAEWWALFAGVVLAILGASVLPVVAGAAGVPLLRRVRLAGEARRDRESRGEAVIALCGALTGEVRAGRQPGEALLRAAQDSGGLGSGQAVVLAAARFGGDVPGALAVAARQPGAEGLLGLAACWRVAVDQGAGLAAGLDRLEGALRSERDQRADLRAQLAGARSTAVMLAGLPALGLALGTALGAHPLHVLLHTGAGLGCLLAGGLLEGLGMWWAMRIVRGAEAA
- a CDS encoding DEAD/DEAH box helicase, which produces MAKNHRTDRSPAGPASRPEPGTILGRLASGPSRASRITHTEHLPPREGRHAVWPDRIRSEVVAAVQAAGIEHPWTHQARAAEHALDGESVIVATGTASGKSLAYLVPVFSKLLDGSEAPNGRGATALYLAPTKALAADQCRSVKELSQSLGNAVRPAVYDGDTPFEEREWVRQYANYVLTNPDMLHRGILPSHSRWSSFLKSLKYVVIDECHTYRGVFGSHVAQVLRRLRRLCARYGASPVFLLASATAAEPSVAARRLTGLPVVEVADDASPRGELVFALWEPPLTELQGEKGAPVRRTATAETADLLTDLTVQGVRSVAFVRSRRGAELVSVIAQERLAEVDRSLARRVAAYRGGYLPEERRALEQALHSGELLGLAATTALELGIDISGLDAVVIAGYPGTRASLWQQAGRAGRSGQGALAVLVARDDPLDTFLVHHPEALFDQPVESTVLDPDNPYVLAPHLCAAAAELPLTDEDLDLFGPACEELLPQLEAAKLLRRRTKAWHWTRRERAADLTDIRGGGGRPVQIVESGTGRLLGTVDAGAAHTTVHEGAVHLHQGRTYVVRSLDLEDSVALVEQANPSYSTVARDTTSISVLETDTEIPWGDGRLCYGSVDVTNQVVSFLRRRLITGEVLGETKLDLPPRTLRTRAVWWTVTEDQLDEARVNPEILGGALHAAEHASIGMLPLFATCDRWDIGGVSVPLHPDTLLPTVFVYDGHPGGAGFAERAFHTARAWLTATRQAIASCECEAGCPSCIQSPKCGNGNDPLHKTGAVRLLTVLLRGAPEEKAGAEPVTEVPAPAPQVPPVP
- a CDS encoding DUF4244 domain-containing protein — encoded protein: MCKAVRARLRALVWGARAAQRDAGMVTSEYAMGIVAAVAFAVVLYKVVTSGQVSAELQGIVKQALDARM
- a CDS encoding ATP-binding protein, translated to MATVELRFSALPEHVRTARLVAAAVARRAGVDEAVLDEVRLAVGEACTRAVGLHQSAGITAPVKVQLVEEEKQFSIEVGDEAPRSVPGDRAPGSAGEDIETEEDEMGLAVISGLVDDVEVIAGEHGGQIRMTWPTTPPTAVLT
- a CDS encoding Rv3654c family TadE-like protein → MRAGFTAGFSGRRWAPGRDGDRGSATVWSVGAIAVLCVVFGVVLALGQAVVVRHRAAGGADLAALAAADHWADGAAGACSRADRVARAQGARLVRCEVVGEISDVTAASGRGPFAAEVRARAGPAGPEPAPPSQAPPLPSPPEPPAAAP
- a CDS encoding TadE family type IV pilus minor pilin; translation: MRGCESGCEEGADRGFVTAESAVVLPVLVMFTMALVWGLLMVAAQIQCVDAARTGARAAARQDPADSVVAVTREAAPRGAEVTVDREGDQVRVVVAAKPPALHGLPFEVREQAVAATEETVGAGS